TTCTTTGCGCAATATGTTCAGCAGGAACCGGGAGTTTCTTTATCATTCGGCATAGGCAAAATATGCGGTAATCCGCTTCAGCTTCATGAAAGCTACAAGCAAGCGCAAAATGCACTGGCGGATGAATTTTTCACCGGGCGAAAGTCCATTAATTTCTATGATATGACAAGCCAAAGAGGAGAAGGGAGGAAGAAGGTCATTTCGGCAAAAAAAATTTGGCCGGCTTATACAGGTGCGGACAAAATCAAAATGATTGCAGAACTAGACAACTATTTGCAACAATTGAAAACTTTAAACCGGAAGGAAGAAATTATTTCAGCAGCAATGGAGCTTTTGTTTCAAATAAAAAGATTGGAGGAGGAAGCAGGCATGAATGCGCAATTACCGGATATCCCGAGTGAGTCGCTGCTTTCCATCCGTTACTTTTCCGATCTTCGCGAGTTTTTACTGGAACTGTTCACTGCAAGATTCGACGCATTTAGCGACTTAAATAAAAAAGAATACTCGCCAATGATTCGCCAGGTGATTCGGTACATTAATAAAAATTTTACGAAGGATATTTCATTACAGCACTTAGCGGATATTGCCAGGGCAAACCCGTCCTATTTGAGCCGCACTTTCAAGCTCCAGACTGGAGAAAATGTGCTGGAATATATCACAAAATTAAGGATAAACAAGGCTAAGGAATTACTGCGAGAAGGCCGATTGCGCCCAAACGAAGTAGCGTTATCCGTCGGCTATTTAAATGAGCGTTATTTCTCTTCGTTGTTTAAAAATGAAACGGGATGCACGCCTTCCGAATACAGAAGAAATACGGACAGCCAATCATGGCATCTTCAGGAATCCAAAAAGTAACCAGCTTGCATCCCTATGCACGAAAAGATATCATTGACAGTCTTTTTTTATAATGGCGACGGTGCAGCGGGAAATGCAAATCAACTTGCCTGCCGCGTCGGTAATTTGAATATTCCACACCATTGTTCTCCTGCCTTTATGCAAAGGGGTGGCGACGGCGGTCACCGTTCCTTCGCTGATGCTCCTGATGTGGTTGGCGTTGATTTCCAGGCCGACGGCGTTTTCCGTTTCCCGGTCGATCAAATTCCAGGTGCCGACGCTGGCAACCGTCTCCGCCAGCGCGACGGAAGCGCCGCCATGCAAAATGCCGTACGGCTGGCGGGTCCGCTCATCGACCGGCATCGTCGCCGTTACCTGGTTTTCCGTCAGCTCCGTAATGTTGATACCTAACAGTCCTATCATTGACTTGTCCAAATCTGGGATGAAACTAATCATGGTCGGCCTCCGTTTCAATAGAACCAAAAATTGATGAGCAGCCCGGCGCATAACAAAAGCCCGAACAGGGTGTTTGTTTGCGCTGTAGCTTGCATGGCAGGCATCATCAGAGAAGGCGAGGAAGCGAACCGCTCGTCGAATCCCCGACAAGCCTTGATTGCTTTAGGAATGCTTAAAAGAACGAGCAGGATCCACGGCCGTTCCATTCCCGCCGCGGCAATGGCCGCAACCCACAGATAAGCTACGATAAACATGGCGGCCAAAATCCGCACGGCTCGCTTGTGTCCGACCAGGATCGCCAGCGTGCGCCGTCCGTTATCCCGATCGCCCTCGCGGTCGCGAATATTGTTGGCCATCAGTATGGCCCCGATCAGGATGGAAATCGGTATGGACAGCAAGACGCTTTCGTCCGTAAGCATCAACGTTTGGATATAAAATGAAATTAAAATAATAACAAGTCCCATAAACAGCCCTGAGACCAGTTCGCCAAACGGCGTGTACGCGATCGGAAAAGGCCCTCCGGTATAAAGATACCCTGTTAACATGCAAATGATGCCGACAAGCGCGAGCCACCAGCTGCTTTCGTAACAAATATACACACCAAGCAAAAGCGCTAGCGCGAAAAAGAAAAGCGCAATCCGCAAGACGGTTGCGGCGGAGACGCCGTGCCGCACAATCGCGCCGCCGATGCCCACCGATTCGGCGGTGTCGAGACCGCGCTTGAAATCGTAATATTCGTTGATCATATTGGTCGCGGCCTGGATAAGCAAACTGGCTGCAAGCATGGCCAAAAACAGCGAAATGTTGATGCCGCCGTATGGCAACGCCAAAAAAGTGCCGAGCAAAACCGGCACAAATGAGGCGGTCAATGTATGGGGGCGCATCAGCCGCCACCAAATTGCCAAATTCGCCTGATTTTCCGGGGGTGTTTGCATTTGCTGCGGTTGCATGCCGATACCCTCGCGCGCCATTTGCTTATCCCCCTTTTAAACTCGCTTGGATATATTGATTTTCTGCCGCCAATCCAACATACTAAAGGAACGGATTCTTATTATCCTATTCGATTTTAGAAAAATCGGTCTGGGGTGTCAATCTCTCTTTACTTGAAATAAGGTGATCCTATTTTTTACAGCGAATTGCAGACACTTTTTGCGCAAGGAGCGGAACGTGCGCGAACAGGCGCTTCGCAAATACTTGCAAGTTTTTGCATGGAGATTGAGCCAAAAGACCCGCTGATGTTTTTTGCCGCGGGAGAAAGCTGCGCCGGCGAACGCTTTTTTTGGGCGGATCCTGAAAAACAGGTCATACTTGCCGGCATTGGCTGCGCCTTTTCGATCAAGACGAGTCCGCAACATCGCTACGCGCAAGTGGAAGAGATTTGGCAATCGACAATTGAAAACAGCGTTCTATCCGGGCGAAAGCTGCCCGGCACCGGCCCGCTTTTATTCGGAGGGTTCGCTTTTGATTCCGCAAGGGCGAAAACGGGATTGTGGAAGTCATTCCCCGACACGCAATTCAGGTTGCCGCAACTCATGATGTCGGCGACAGCGGGGCGAACTTTTTTAACCGTAAACGCGTTTGTCGGCCCGGAAGACCGCCCTGGGGAAATCGCCGGGATGCTGGATGAGAAGCTGGCCCGGTTGTTGCGTATGCGGATTGAACCCAAAATGTCGGTTGCACCGGATACGCTCGCAATCGAAGAGACGCCAGCCGCGGAATGGATGCAATCGGTGCAAAGTCTTACGAAAGAGATTCAAGCGGGGCAACTGGAAAAGGCGGTGCTGGCGCGCGAATTGCGGGTCACAAGCACAAGACCTTTTGCCGCGGCTGAAGTGCTGGACAAGCTGCGGGAAGAACAGCCGCAAAGCTATTTGTTTGCCTATGAAAGCGGCGCTGATTGTTTCGTGGGCGCGTCTCCGGAACGGCTTGTCAAGCGGGAAGGGAACACATTGTTTACAGCTTGCCTTGCCGGCTCCAGCAAACGGGGGAAAACGGCGGCGGAAGACGATCGCTTGGGTGCGCAGCTTTTGCAAGATAAAAAGAATTTGCGGGAGCATCATCTGGTTGTGCAAATGATTTACGATGCGATGGCCCAGGTGTGCACGCGCGTTGAAGCCATAGATGAGCCGAAAATTTATAAATTGCGGGATATTCAGCATTTATATACACCGATTACCGGGTTGGCGCGGCAAAACAGCACGATTTTGTCCGTAGTGGCCAAGCTTCATCCGACGCCTGCGCTGGGCGGATTTCCCCGGGAAATCGCGCTTGCCAAAATCCGCGAATACGAGCGGTTGGACCGCGGCTGGTACGGCGCCCCCATCGGTTGGCTCGATGCCGCAGGCGACGGAGAATTTGCCGTGGCGATCCGCTCCGCTCTTTTGCAGGGGACAAGAGCGTCTTTATTTGCCGGTTGCGGAATTGTCGGCGATTCCGATCCGGAGAGTGAATACCAGGAAACGCAATTGAAATTTCAACCCATGCTTTCGGCCTTAAGGGGGGTACAGGCATGCGCCATCAAGAAGCGGTAACGTCGTATATCGCCGCATTTGTGGATCAACTTGCGCAAGCGGGCGTCAACAATGCGGTGGTTTGCCCGGGCTCGCGCTCGACGCCGCTTGCCATGCTTTTGTCCGAGCATCCCGATGTGCGGGTCTGGATGCATGTTGACGAACGCTCGGCCGGCTTTTTCGCGTTGGGCCGGGCAAAAGCAAGCGGCAAGCCGGTTGCGTTGCTGTGTTCGTCAGGCACTGCCGCCGCCAACTTTTTTCCGGCTGTGGTGGAAGCGGCCTATGCGCGCGTTCCGCTCGTTGTGCTGACAGCGGACCGGCCGCACGAACTGCGTGATGTCGGCGCCCCCCAGGCAATCGACCAAAACCGTCTTTACGGCCATTACCCCAAGTGGTTTGTCGATATGGCGCTGCCGGAGGCGACGGATACAATGCTGGAATATGCCCGGATGGCGGCGATGCGGGCGGCGGCAACGGCGGTATCGCAGCCTGCGGGTCCCGTGCATCTGAATTTTCCGCTGCGCGAACCGTTAGTGCCGGAAATATCCGGCGGACTGTGGGAGCATGTGCGGGAACGTTTGGTTGGCCAAGCCGGCAAAGCGGTTTATGAAGGAGCGCCTGTCCCGGCGGCGGAGCAACTGGATGCGCTGGCGCAGGCAGTTTTGGCCGCAAAGCGGGGGCTAATCGTGTGCGGCCCGGCGACCGAACCGCTTCCGGCTGATTTGCTGACCGAACTCGCGGAAATGCTCGGTTTTCCGATTTTGGCCGACCCGCTCTCCCAATTGCGCACGGGCCCGCACGCGAATGACTGGATCATCGACAGCTACGACGCCATTTTGCGCGAGCCGCAAGCCGTCGCCGCACTGGCGCCGGATTTTGTCATCCGTTTCGGCGCCATGCCGGTGTCGAAAGCGTTTCTTCTATACCTCAAGCAATATCCGCACTGCCGCCAGTTGCTCGTCGACCCGGGTAAAGGCTGGCGGGATCCGACGCTGTTCGCCGCAGACATGGTCGTTGCGGATCCGGCACGGTTTTGCGCTGATTTGATGCGGCATATCAAGGCCGCTTGTTCCGCGGAGTTAAGCCGCAAGCCGCGCACGTGGGGCCAACTCTGGCAAGAGATGGACAAGGCCGCGCGCGCGGCGTTGTCCGCTTTCGCGGATGCCGAACCGGAAGGAGAGACGCTCTTTGAAGGGCGGGTTTTTCTTGAATTGGCGCGGCTTATGCCGGCGGATGCCGTGCTGTTTGCGGGCAACAGCATGCCGATTCGCGATCTGGACGCCTTCTTCGGCAAGTCGCGGCGCCCGCATACTTTTTTGGCGAACCGCGGCGCAAACGGAATCGACGGCGTCGTTTCCACGGCGCTCGGCGCGGCGACGGTTAAGCAGCCGCTCGTGCTTGTATTGGGCGATTTGTCGTTTTACCACGATTTGAACGGACTGCTCGCGGCCAAACTGCACGGTCTGCGCGCGACCATCATCGTCATCAACAACAACGGCGGCGGCATATTCTCGTTTTTGCCGCAAGCGGAACATCCCGAGCATTTTGAACAGTTGTTTGGCACGCCGCTCGGACTTGAGTACCGTTACGCCGTGGACATGTACGGAGGGCGGTTTGTGCGCATCGGCAGCTGGGAAGCTTTTCGCCGCGAGGTCGAACGCGGCATAACCGGCGACGGGCTTACCGTGATTGAAGTGCCAGCCGACCGCGCGGACAATTTGGCGCGGCATCGCGGCATTTGGAGCAAGGTGGCGGCTTGCCTGCGCGATCGTTTTTCCGGGGAGTTTTCCGCATGCGACTGACCGTGAACGGCATCCGATATCATGTTGAAACAAGCGGGGCGGGAGAACCGCTTCTTTTGCTGCACGGATTTACCGGCAGCATGGCGACGTGGGAGCCGTTTGTGGCGGCGTGGAGCAGGCGGATGCGGGTGATCAGGATCGATTTGCTCGGGCATGGCGAAACGGACAGCCCCGCCGATTTTGCCCGTTACGCCGTGGAACATGCCGCGGCGGATCTGGCTAACGTGCTGGATCG
This genomic interval from Bacilli bacterium contains the following:
- a CDS encoding 1,4-dihydroxy-2-naphthoate polyprenyltransferase, translating into MQPQQMQTPPENQANLAIWWRLMRPHTLTASFVPVLLGTFLALPYGGINISLFLAMLAASLLIQAATNMINEYYDFKRGLDTAESVGIGGAIVRHGVSAATVLRIALFFFALALLLGVYICYESSWWLALVGIICMLTGYLYTGGPFPIAYTPFGELVSGLFMGLVIILISFYIQTLMLTDESVLLSIPISILIGAILMANNIRDREGDRDNGRRTLAILVGHKRAVRILAAMFIVAYLWVAAIAAAGMERPWILLVLLSIPKAIKACRGFDERFASSPSLMMPAMQATAQTNTLFGLLLCAGLLINFWFY
- the menD gene encoding 2-succinyl-5-enolpyruvyl-6-hydroxy-3-cyclohexene-1-carboxylic-acid synthase, with protein sequence MRHQEAVTSYIAAFVDQLAQAGVNNAVVCPGSRSTPLAMLLSEHPDVRVWMHVDERSAGFFALGRAKASGKPVALLCSSGTAAANFFPAVVEAAYARVPLVVLTADRPHELRDVGAPQAIDQNRLYGHYPKWFVDMALPEATDTMLEYARMAAMRAAATAVSQPAGPVHLNFPLREPLVPEISGGLWEHVRERLVGQAGKAVYEGAPVPAAEQLDALAQAVLAAKRGLIVCGPATEPLPADLLTELAEMLGFPILADPLSQLRTGPHANDWIIDSYDAILREPQAVAALAPDFVIRFGAMPVSKAFLLYLKQYPHCRQLLVDPGKGWRDPTLFAADMVVADPARFCADLMRHIKAACSAELSRKPRTWGQLWQEMDKAARAALSAFADAEPEGETLFEGRVFLELARLMPADAVLFAGNSMPIRDLDAFFGKSRRPHTFLANRGANGIDGVVSTALGAATVKQPLVLVLGDLSFYHDLNGLLAAKLHGLRATIIVINNNGGGIFSFLPQAEHPEHFEQLFGTPLGLEYRYAVDMYGGRFVRIGSWEAFRREVERGITGDGLTVIEVPADRADNLARHRGIWSKVAACLRDRFSGEFSACD
- a CDS encoding helix-turn-helix domain-containing protein, which translates into the protein FFAQYVQQEPGVSLSFGIGKICGNPLQLHESYKQAQNALADEFFTGRKSINFYDMTSQRGEGRKKVISAKKIWPAYTGADKIKMIAELDNYLQQLKTLNRKEEIISAAMELLFQIKRLEEEAGMNAQLPDIPSESLLSIRYFSDLREFLLELFTARFDAFSDLNKKEYSPMIRQVIRYINKNFTKDISLQHLADIARANPSYLSRTFKLQTGENVLEYITKLRINKAKELLREGRLRPNEVALSVGYLNERYFSSLFKNETGCTPSEYRRNTDSQSWHLQESKK
- a CDS encoding isochorismate synthase, whose product is MEIEPKDPLMFFAAGESCAGERFFWADPEKQVILAGIGCAFSIKTSPQHRYAQVEEIWQSTIENSVLSGRKLPGTGPLLFGGFAFDSARAKTGLWKSFPDTQFRLPQLMMSATAGRTFLTVNAFVGPEDRPGEIAGMLDEKLARLLRMRIEPKMSVAPDTLAIEETPAAEWMQSVQSLTKEIQAGQLEKAVLARELRVTSTRPFAAAEVLDKLREEQPQSYLFAYESGADCFVGASPERLVKREGNTLFTACLAGSSKRGKTAAEDDRLGAQLLQDKKNLREHHLVVQMIYDAMAQVCTRVEAIDEPKIYKLRDIQHLYTPITGLARQNSTILSVVAKLHPTPALGGFPREIALAKIREYERLDRGWYGAPIGWLDAAGDGEFAVAIRSALLQGTRASLFAGCGIVGDSDPESEYQETQLKFQPMLSALRGVQACAIKKR
- a CDS encoding hotdog fold thioesterase, whose translation is MISFIPDLDKSMIGLLGINITELTENQVTATMPVDERTRQPYGILHGGASVALAETVASVGTWNLIDRETENAVGLEINANHIRSISEGTVTAVATPLHKGRRTMVWNIQITDAAGKLICISRCTVAIIKKDCQ